From Arachis stenosperma cultivar V10309 chromosome 2, arast.V10309.gnm1.PFL2, whole genome shotgun sequence, one genomic window encodes:
- the LOC130962682 gene encoding uncharacterized protein LOC130962682: SVKRVGQYLCNRQITVSYAYKKDTKGERHGTPAERVLAASNPTAQKSRPHTRFASAPPTLANVAQANGTIAVPVPPHPFANGVAPLPIPALRPPPPPPQAAAFKPMAGAGQPPWHQQQPGLPPGMPPPQVQQFRPPPSGMPMPPPPQAVSAPPRPLPPPAGMVGQPPVWRPQPPPPQQQSGRPMAYPQPSMPPPPSYSQMPPPQ; this comes from the exons TCCGTTAAACGGGTTGGGCAATATCTTTGCAATCGCCAAATTACAGTGTCATATGCTTACAAAAAAGACACTAAAGGGGAACGGCACGGCACGCCAGCAG AAAGAGTTTTGGCTGCAAGCAATCCCACTGCGCAGAAGAGTAGGCCTCATACGAGATTCGCCAGTGCACCTCCAACACTCGCCAATGTTGCTCAGGCTAATGGTACCATTGCTGTTCCGGTGCCTCCTCACCCGTTTGCTAATGGAGTTGCTCCACTTCCCATTCCTGCCCTCCGACCACCACCACCCCCACCTCAAGCAGCAGCATTTAAGCCAATGGCAGGAGCTGGGCAACCACCATGGCATCAACAGCAGCCTGGACTCCCGCCTGGAATGCCCCCACCTCAGGTCCAGCAGTTCCGGCCACCTCCATCTGGTATGCCAATGCCGCCACCTCCACAAGCTGTTTCGGCTCCTCCAAGGCCTCTTCCGCCCCCAGCAGGAATGGTAGGCCAACCACCTGTTTGGCGaccacaaccaccaccaccgCAGCAACAGAGTGGACGACCTATGGCATATCCTCAACCCTCAATGCCTCCACCACCTTCCTATAGCCAGATGCCGCCACCTCAATGA